A segment of the Aythya fuligula isolate bAytFul2 chromosome 10, bAytFul2.pri, whole genome shotgun sequence genome:
ACTGGCAGAGCCCAGTGACATGATTTATGAGGTATTTTAGGGCTCCTGCAGGAAACATCTCCCATAAACCATACAGGAGATAAGCACCCTTTCAAAACAACATCTCAGGTTTAAACTACCTGAATAGCCTGTTCAGAACAAAGGCAGACAGGAACCATGTGCAGTATAAAGTGATGTACTTAAAAGGAATACCTTGTTCTTCCAGATGTCAGTTCTGTAGGAAAGTGGGAAGCCAAAGGGAGTCTTCAAACAGGCTCTTTTACTAGaagagctgcttctgctcctgtctttctgctgcaggcagcaaaaaATACTTATGCTATGACGCTTAGAATTAAAGGAGCCTCTTGTATGGACTGCTGACTTGCTGGCGTGACTTAAGGCAGGCTTGAGACAGGAAATACGGTCCAGAGTAATGGAAGACCAGTGAAGGAGTATTTGCAGGCAGAATATCCCCACACACCAGTACAGACAGGGACCTGGAAACCACCACCCACAACCACCTCTGGGGTTACAGCGGATGCCAGCTGCACATAAGCCAACAGCACACTGCAAATGAGGCAAACCTCACGCTGGGCTCCACAAGGAGGCACACAGATCCAACGGAGTTATTAATGCTCTCCACTTGGCGTGTGGAGGCAGCAACGCCAACTGTGGCCAGTCTGAGGCCCTCTGGTTCGAAAGATGTGGGAAAGCCAGAGATGATCCAGCAGAGGGTTACCGAAATGATGAAGATACAGCCATAGAAGCACATAGCCAGTAGGAAAAGCTTAAGGGTGGTAAGCTTGTTTATTCCAGCAAGTAGGACACCATGGGCACTATCTAAAGGAGTGCTACGACTGTTGTCTGAGGAGTATGGGCGAAGCTGACAGTGAAACTCTGAGTAGTGAGAGGTGATAAGGCATAAAGGCAACGAACTGGAGCTAGGGCAGTTTGGCTGTGACATCTGGAACAAACCTCTCTCACGAGGAGGCTGGCACAACACCCACTGGGACCCACGGAGGCTGCGGAATCTCAGCCCTTCAGGGTTTTCCAAAAATCAGCTCAAGAAGCCCCAGCGATCGGGCTGAGCACTGGCAACACTCCCACTTGATGAAAGAATTAGACCAGGCCACCCGAGCTCCCTTCTACTCAATATTTCCCATGACAGCTCtaagaatatataaaattactGTACCAGCTATTAATCACTTGAGATTTCTCAGCTTTCACCATGCTGATATTAGAAAGACAAGAAGCTTTATAGCTTCTTTCTTCTAGATCAGGTTCATGCCTAGTTTGCTGAACAAAGCTCCCTTATTTGCAGTCGGACGAGTCACGGGTTCATATGCACTCCTGAGCTCCACCAGCTCGTTACAAGATGCTGCATCCACCACTAAAATTCCGTGATGAAGTGAGACGAAGACAGCTCTCAAACGAACGCACTGTTCCATGCACAGTTAACCTCCCAACCTCTCATTATCACTGGGATATGAAGAAATCTGAGAAGGCTCAGAGAAGTCATAAAAATGATTAGTAGAcagaaagcaattatttatacagggagaaaaaacaacagctaaaTGCATGCAACGTATCGATGACAAATGATACGCACGGTGTCATCCTCGGGACAGCAGAACGTGTTGCAAAAGAAATTCCCAGCTGCACGAGTGCTGTAGTTCAGCATTGTAAAGTTCACATACAGTTCACTTTCATCTCCACTTTATGCTTTCTTTCAACAACAATTTTATGTAACAAATTGAGATGAGCTTTCATCCATTTTTCACCCAACCTGAACACCTCAGGAGTTCAACCCATTCATAGCTCAGTATGACAGAAGCTTAGGGTAGAAGAAGGACACgaagaaaaacactgttttcccATGACCTTCTCATGATTTCTAAACGGCATCTCCAGAACATGTAAGCAATCTGTTTCTTTTACTACAGAGTAATGACTCATTACTTCTGTCatttcaaaatggaaaggaaTTCCAGCTGGCAATAAGGATTAGCCACCAAATTATGCGTGTCTTGATCTAAAGGTCGATTTGGTAATAACACAAAGCCctaaactacaaaaataaagtgTGTTTTAATATCTGCAATCACTCAACGTTTCAGTGTCTATCTCATAAAACTGATCTATTGCCTTCCTCACTGCGAGAAGAGCTTGCAGGATGAAAGCTCCAGtcccaggcaggcagggctcagAGGCACCCACTGCAAGCAGTGCTAGCTTGGCTTCAGCCGACAAACTGAGAGTGACCAGCTGTGCGTATCTGAAGCCTTCCACCATTTTCATTCCGTTCAGTTATGAAGCACTGGCGCTAGAGCTACGTTTCCTGAACATTCACACCAGCACGCATTGCTCCAAGGTTTAAACCCATCGAACCTCTCCAGATTTACGCTATCCAGACACCAGGAGGCACTGACATTCCTAAGTTCTTCTTCCATACCTTTCCCTCTTTTACAGACTGAGCAAAATCCTAAAcaaatctcttcattttctacCCGTTCTGCTATCCCCACCTGGACCTCTGCTGGTGTTGCTCAGCTCCTCTTCCCAGGCGCGAGGACGGGTGCAGGACAGGTGaagcctcctgctgcttccaggaCGCTGCCAAAAGAGGGATCAGGAACATCACACCGCTGAGCACCGCCAGGAGGGAGAGACAAGAAGCTGCCAGAGGCACACGGTGTGCTCCGTGGCTTTGCAACTGCGAACGTTTCTGTGTCCTTGTTCCAAACAGCTCTTTGCAGCTGTGATAATTGATTTGTTCAAAAGGCAAAAACACGCTTCCCGTGAAAGGAAGATGGGTGCGGAAAGATTATCTGAGAGCTTCCTCAACCATCGGCCCCAAAAAGCTGACCCAAGAAACAAACGCAAGCAGAACAGCCAGTGTCCAAAGCATCTGAAACCCTTCATCCCAGCCCAGATCTCACTGGGAAAGATGGAGCAAGGCCAGTGTGGCTTTGTTGTTCCCACACAGTCACACATTGGTGTTTTGCCACGACTGCTTTGGCAAATGCACACATGCAGCACAGGGCCCTGGGCAAGCGTGTGGCTCTCTGCGGCCCCTCTCCCTTCACCCAGAAATGTTCTTTGCTGAGCAATGCACCAAGGAAGTGGCTGAGGGGCTGATCAGGGCCTTTGGCAGCAGGATCCCGATCTCCTGAGCCTCCGGAGGGCCGGGCACCGCCTCACAGCGCGAGGAGACGGGCAGGGGTACGGAGCAGGGGAATTCACTTCACAGACGTGTTTAATTCGAGGCGTACATGGGGCAGggcaaattaataataataatttttaaaactcctAAGGGTTTCTTCATATAACCGCCAACCCGGGGCTGTGAGGTTAACGTTTGAACCCCGGGGCTTCGCGAAGGCGGCGGCTCCACAAGATGGCGCCTCGCGCACCGCCTCAGGCGCCCACGGCGCCCGCGCACCGCCCCCGCCCTCCCGCCCAGTCCCGCCGGCCAATCACGAGGCCGCCCCGGCTCGGGAGAGCCAATCCgtgcggggcgggggcggggcggcgcCATGGCGGACGCGAGCGGCGGGCGCGAGGCGGTGGCCGTGGCGGTGGCtgcgggggcggccccgccgccatttcAGGTGAGGGGCGGCTGAGGGGGGGCCGAGAGAGGAGACGGGACAGCCGGCGGCTCGGCCCGGTGCTGGGCGTGAGGCGGTTTAACGGAGCATAAACGGTTGTCACGGGTTGCACGGAGAAGTTTCCACGCAGCGTGATGGAAAGGGACGGTGAAAGTGCTGTAAATTTAGCAAAAACGGGCATTTGGCGTCCTGTGAGGCCAAAGGACTTTTCAAGAAACTGTAATGTTATCAATACTTTATTGAGCGCTTTGCAGGGTAAAAATTTAAACATACTTTGgtatttgtataaataaaaattctgtttagTAAACCAGGTGAAATTAGCTGAAGTGTCTCCTGCTACAAAaggtgtttctttgttttttgttttctggcttGTATTTTGAGAAATTCAGGCACCAAGataagtcttttctttttcttttctttacacatGGAGAATCTAACTTGCATTCTCTAAAAGCCTTTAGAACAGGCAGCATTGCAGTTACGAGAAGTTCACAGGGAAACCAAGTGGCCGTGATGCCcgtgctcccagcccagctgtggCGCTGTGCTGCCTCCTGAAACACCTGGAGGTCTCTGGAAGGAGCATCCCTCCAGAGGATGTGACCAGGTGTGACGAGGATTTCATTCTTCTCTCCGCAGTACAGCCCAGACAACGTCCCTGGGGCAGACGGCGACGTGGACCCCACTGAGATCACCTTCCCGGGGTGTTCCTGCCTCACCAGCTCCTGCGTGGCTCCCCTGTGCTCCTGCCTTCGCCGGGGTGAAAACTACGACAACTTGTGCCTGAGACCTGCAGACAACGAGGAGTATGCCCGGCCGATCTTCGAATGCAATGCCCTGTGCCGGTGTGGGGAATCCTGCCAGAACAGGGTTGTTCAGAGGGGTTTGCAGTTGAGGCTTGAAGTATTCAAGACTGCTAAGAAAGGGTGGGGTCTCCGCACGCTGGAATTCATAGCTAAAGGAAGGTTTGTTTGTGAATATGCCGGTGAAGTTTTAGGCTTCAGTGAGGCATGTAGAAGAATTCAGGCCCAGGCACCACAGGATTCAAACTATATCATAGCAGTGCGGGAGCACCTCCATAGCGGTCAGGTCATGGAGACGTTTGTTGACCCTACGTACATCGGTAACGTAGGCAGATTCCTGAATCATTCTTGTGAACCAAATTTATTTATGGTGCCAGTTCGAGTTGACTCCATGGTGCCTAAACTGGCACTTTTTGCAGCCAGAGGTATTGCTGCCGGAGAGGAACTTTGTTACGATTACTCGGGGAGATTTTGTAATTCACCACTGACCAACAGAGAACAGCAAACCTCAGAAGAAGATAACAGACTGCGAAAGCCGTGCTACTGTGGTTCCCGCGCATGTGCTTCCTTCCTGCCCTGGGATGGCTCCCTGTTCTCCACACCAGACAAATGTTCAGAGAGCTCTTCGTAGCTTTTCAGTCCCTAAGCATACACAGTGATACCATCAGCTCCAGCAGTTAAATTGCAGTTAAGCCAAAGTCTGATGGTGCACCACCAGCAATATCAGGGAAGTACATACAGagtaaaagctaaaaaataacatttttgaaactGTCTGCATGCAATATCCTGGAGACTCTTTTCAAGGTGAATGATAAGAGGAAGCACTGGAGCTTCAAGATGTCCTGAAATCAATTACTGAGCTGGGACTGGTGCTttcttgttgttcttttctgaCAGCTTACTGTGTGTGAAAGCACTTGTCTTGATTTGTACtaaagctttcaaaaagaaTGTACTGCAACACTGGAACAGAGAAAGGATACGTGATAACAGCGACAAACATCCCTGAAAATTGCACAGAGAAGCAAGTGAGAAAATGAATGTTGATGTCTGCAAAAAGGGCATTAGGTTtcttaaatttcattaaaagaaatattttaaaatgagttgctatttttttgtttgttccacGAATCAAAAATAGTTCTTATTGATGTTAAAAACTTCCCCAGAACGATTAACTTAAatgctccttcctcccttttccaGTCACATCTAACTGCTTGccaaaatttgcttttaaggGGTTAGTTCAGTTTCATTATCACTTAGCAGCTGGGTAAACTGCGCAGCACCACGGGCTCTTAGAGAACAATCATCCCATCTTTGTAAACCACATCTTTCTCAAGGCTCATCTAACGTGATTTCTGCAATAATAGCAAGCTTCACTTCCACGTTGCTTTCCAGCACTATAATTTTGCACTCCAGAGCAGACTCAGGCTGCATTCCgagcagcacggggctgccaGTCTGGCTTCTGAAATGGATTAAAAGGGAAACGGTAAAGTACGTCTGAAAACAACCAATTTTGAAAAGCTGGAAGATAAGAGTTCCTTTTCACTGTTTCTCCAGAGGCAAACTATGAAGCAAGGCCTTTTTTATGCAGAGGAAACAAGTCCCTGCATCTTCTCGTTACTCTCATTTGGGGATAGCAcgggggctgctctgctgggcctGCATCTGCACGGCAGTGACAGGAGGGCTGCCTGGGGCACACTCCGTAACTGCCCGTTGTGTCGTGTTGTCCGTAGAAAGATGAAATGAAGGCAGCTCCACACAGCCTCGTGTTGAAGTCCCTCCATCAAAGCAACCCATGAatggctctgctgcctgtaCAGAACGCTTCCAGAGGAGTTCAGCTGCGTGTAAAGCACTGCTCACACACAGCATGGCCACTAACTTTACTCCTCGCCTGATACAGGCAGCCCGTTTCTACAGAAGTTCACCACTTTCCCTAACGCACAATGCATGCTTCACTGCGTACCAGAACGCAATACCTTGTCTCATTTAGAAGcttatctcattttcttctccacagGAGCGTTGTGGCAGCCACCCAGACATTTTCAGCCTACCGGACGGGAGGTCTGGGAGTAGATGAGCCAatctacttctttttttccttgtggaaaaaatttcaggactttttttttttttttttttttttaacctcctgTACTCCTATTCCTCCAGATGAGATGGGTTTTCAAGCAGACACGGCTGTTTGTTAGCTTCCTGTTAGGAATACGTACTTGGCACGATGGGCAGTAGTTAAGGAAGTAGAGATTCCAAACCCAAAAGCAGTGCTGTCTACTCCTTGCACCTCCAGCCGTACATCAGAAACCAGAGCCAAGCCTCCTTTGTGCGCTCCTACCCGCTCTCCCAGCAAGCTGCTGCTATTTCCAGCAAGTGAACCAAATAGCAATTACCTGAGGAGGGCAAACTTCCACAGCACAGGGCAACAGGAGGCTGTGGCACTGTTAAACACAGCCGGTCGCATTAAAGGCCCAGCAAGGCCATGAAAAGATGCTTTGCCCTTGAGCTGTGAACTACTGGGGCAATTGGCAGGGGCCTCGAGTGGCACACGACGTGTGTCGGAccttgcacagccccagcactgcagctgcccGGGGTGGGCACCAAAGTCCCTGCAGAACAAAGCCACTAGAAGATACTTTGAAAGGCACAGCCGGGTTCTGCACTCCTAAAGAGAGACTCACATGGAAATTAGCACAAATTCTAGCTTAATTCCAATTTCTGCTAAGCTTCAGTatcttaggaaaataaataacacataCACGCTCAAGAGTCACAAATAGCCAGGGATGATTTTTGGTTAGAAACGATGTTCAAAGcacttttgtctttttgtggTTCATGCTAATTAATTTCAACTCGTCGCACTAGAATAAAagcattcaaagaaaacaaatggtcAGATGCTCCTCCCTTACACAAGTGTTTGAACCTGAGACCAGCAGtctcaaaagcaaagcaaaaatattaacaacACTTACTCAAACTTGGAGATTTACTTTTCCACTAATATCTGATCAGATTAATTCAAGGGTGCTTAATGATCGATCTTGTAACAAAATACAGAGACCATCATCCAAAAAAAGAGCACACATGGGACACCTTTGTCTATCTCAGTGGAAGAGCAGAGAGACCTCCCTCCACGCATCTCCGAGCCTTGGCACAGTCCCAGCGTTGTGGCACAATGAAGCTGGTTTTAAATAGTGATCAGATCTTTCCAATATGCAGAATTacatggttgtttttttaatttctttcccctCAAGGCATTTTTTCCAGCATAAAAACCACCACCAATCCTAAGCAACATCTTTAACAAAGCATTCGTTCCTTCTTATAgcagaaaaatgccttttaGAGAAGTAGAATCTATTAAGAGCAACagggaaatacattttttatacagagattttaattaaacatttagTAGTAGTAAAATAGCCTTcagaatagaaaatatttaacatagcTTTCAACAAGGAGGTGTGTTCCCGAATCCTTTCTGCTGATGTGTAGTGTCCGTCCCCTCCAGGGGCTGGTGCTCCTGGAAGGTGCCCCCAGAAGCCCTCCAGCGCTCGCCTTTCCCTGGGAAACACAGAAGAGGAGAAGCACCTGGCAAGCACTGGATGTGTAGCGACCCCCACCGAGTTCACTACAAGAAAATAGTGCTGGGAAGGGGTGGCAGTAATGCAAAAATGGTGCTACACCAACACATTCTCACTGTTGCCTCTCGAAGCATCTGACAAGACGGCCAAGACCGACCCCTTGCACACGCAGGCAGCTCAGAGGCCTGGCAGAGGTCGGCGGGGCTGACAGGACAGCCCTTTGGGGACAGAGCTTACTGCAGGGACAGCTTCGGGCTCCCTGGCACAGCAGtgcccccagctgctgtggtCAGAGTGAGAGAGAGTGCAAAGCGCTTTGCAGAAGGGCTGAAATACATTCAGATCCCCAACCGAGGTAGCTGACAGTATCCCTGTTTCTCCGTGCTGCAATTATTCTACTaaatgaagtttttgtttgtttgaatagagagaatattttctgaatttaccTCAATTTACCTTTTTAGGCCTTGGGGCTCAGTTACGTTTACCTCCTTTTCACTTTAACGACCCGGTGTTCAGGTAGAGCCAGCTGTTAGCCCCGGTTTCTAAAGCCATTTTTGTGATTTCCAAGTCCCCCAAACAGGCCTACAGCACGTCCAGAAACTCCAAGGAAGGTGCCAACGTCTTTCCATCAGGAAGAGTCTTAAACCTAAAGAGatgctttacattttattcaACCATGGACATCCCTAACCATCAGGGTGCGGATTGCCACCCctcagctgcagaaggcaggtCCTGAAGAGGAGCAAACACCACGCCGCAAGCAGCACCTTCCTGGAGCTGATTTTCTGTGCAGGCAGGATGTGATGTGAGAGCTGCACCGACGGCCCGTGGGGGCAGCTGTCCTTCCAGTCCTCACCTCTTCTCAAACTGGTGACCCCACAGGGTCACAGACACAGTAACCGcttcaaatttcttttaaagctctCAAATCTATGAAAGTCCTCGTTGATGGGATTTGAGCGTGGAAATTCAAACCATACACAAAACTCTTAAAAGATCTTTTCCAAAGGATCTACAAAACTcaaccttttaaaatacaatcaGCGTGGTTTTGCTCGGTTTTGTGCCAGTGCAGCTCCAGGACACCCCCACTGAAACCCACGGCAAT
Coding sequences within it:
- the LOC116493134 gene encoding histone-lysine N-methyltransferase SETMAR, coding for MADASGGREAVAVAVAAGAAPPPFQYSPDNVPGADGDVDPTEITFPGCSCLTSSCVAPLCSCLRRGENYDNLCLRPADNEEYARPIFECNALCRCGESCQNRVVQRGLQLRLEVFKTAKKGWGLRTLEFIAKGRFVCEYAGEVLGFSEACRRIQAQAPQDSNYIIAVREHLHSGQVMETFVDPTYIGNVGRFLNHSCEPNLFMVPVRVDSMVPKLALFAARGIAAGEELCYDYSGRFCNSPLTNREQQTSEEDNRLRKPCYCGSRACASFLPWDGSLFSTPDKCSESSS